The Rhodothermales bacterium genome segment TTCCTGGGATCGCACTTATGCGATCGGTTTATCCAGGAAGGGCATGAAGTCCTCTGTGTGGACAACTTCATCACAGGCCGGCCCGATAACATCGCGCACCTGATCGGCAACCCCCAGTTCACGTTTATCGAGCTGGACATTACAAACTACATCTACGTGGAGGGCCCGCTGGATTATATCTTGCATTTTGCAAGCCCCGCCTCACCAGTAGATTACCTGAAATATCCCATCCAGACGCTCAAAGTGGGCGCCCTGGGCACGCACAAGGCGCTTGGCCTGGCCAAGGCCAAAGGCGCTCGCTTCCTCAGCGCGTCTACGAGCGAAGTCTACGGAGACCCACTCGTACACCCGCAGTCTGAAGAATACTGGGGCAACGTCAATCCCATCGGGCTGCGAGGCGTCTACGACGAGGCCAAACGCTTCGCGGAGGCTATGACCATGGCCTATCATCGCTATCACGGTGTCGATACGCGGCTCGTTCGCATCTTCAACACCTACGGTCCGCGGATGCGGCTGGACGACGGCCGGGCACTCCCGACCTTCATGAAGCAGGCGCTCAACGGCGAATCCATCACCGTGTACGGCGACGGCAGCCAGACACGTTCGTTCTGTTATGTCGATGATCTTATCGAAGGCATCTATCGCTTGCTGATGAGCGACGAGACGGGCCCGGTGAACATCGGCAACCCGGACGAGATCACGATTCTCGATTTCGCCCGCGAGGTGATCTCCCTCACCGGGAGCCCGAGCGAAGTGATTTTCAAGAATCTTCCCGATGACGACCCCAAAGTGCGCCAGCCGGATATCAGCAAAGCGAAGCGGATATTGAACTGGACGCCTCAGATCGAGCGTCGAGAAGGACTGCGGCGAACACTGGCCTATTTCCGTAAGGAAGAAGCCGCACTGCCCCAGCACTGACACGACTATAGCCGCGGAGGCCGGCCCCATCCCATGCGCCCATCGGCTATGCCCCACATAGCCTTATTGGATAGGCACCGGTA includes the following:
- a CDS encoding UDP-glucuronic acid decarboxylase family protein; translated protein: MKRTLVTGGAGFLGSHLCDRFIQEGHEVLCVDNFITGRPDNIAHLIGNPQFTFIELDITNYIYVEGPLDYILHFASPASPVDYLKYPIQTLKVGALGTHKALGLAKAKGARFLSASTSEVYGDPLVHPQSEEYWGNVNPIGLRGVYDEAKRFAEAMTMAYHRYHGVDTRLVRIFNTYGPRMRLDDGRALPTFMKQALNGESITVYGDGSQTRSFCYVDDLIEGIYRLLMSDETGPVNIGNPDEITILDFAREVISLTGSPSEVIFKNLPDDDPKVRQPDISKAKRILNWTPQIERREGLRRTLAYFRKEEAALPQH